From the Paludibacterium paludis genome, one window contains:
- a CDS encoding flagellin: MLSLQTNVAALNTQRNMNATQNSLTTSMTRLGTGFRINSAADDAAGLQIATRMEAQTRGMTVAMKNTQNGISLMQTAEGALSEVSNIVLRMKDLATESASGAANDDDRKAMQAEYDALGSELNNIVKNTAFAGQVLLDKANGKLKDKVDFQIGASKDEKLTVDVTTAIGDLDTKLAAVSKQFGASPAAGAEVKTATDANTNIATLNAAIDTIGTLRAALGAYSNRMEHTYNNLSNMTTNTTVARSRIMDTDYASETANQTSKQMLMQAGTAMLKQSGSMNQLVMSLMQ, translated from the coding sequence ATGCTGAGTCTGCAAACCAACGTGGCCGCGCTGAACACCCAGCGCAACATGAACGCCACGCAGAACTCCCTGACCACCTCGATGACCCGCCTGGGCACGGGCTTCCGTATCAACTCGGCCGCCGACGACGCGGCGGGCCTGCAGATCGCTACCCGCATGGAAGCGCAAACGCGCGGCATGACCGTGGCGATGAAGAACACGCAGAACGGCATCAGCCTGATGCAGACCGCCGAAGGCGCGCTGAGCGAAGTGTCGAACATCGTGCTGCGCATGAAGGACCTGGCGACCGAATCCGCCTCGGGCGCGGCCAACGACGACGACCGCAAGGCGATGCAGGCCGAGTACGACGCGCTGGGCAGCGAGCTGAACAACATCGTCAAGAACACCGCCTTCGCCGGCCAGGTATTGCTGGACAAGGCCAACGGCAAGCTGAAGGACAAGGTCGACTTCCAGATCGGCGCGTCGAAAGACGAAAAGCTGACGGTTGACGTGACCACCGCCATCGGCGACCTGGATACCAAGCTGGCCGCCGTGTCCAAACAGTTCGGCGCCTCCCCGGCCGCCGGCGCAGAAGTGAAGACCGCTACCGATGCCAACACCAACATCGCTACCCTGAATGCGGCGATCGACACCATCGGCACGCTGCGCGCGGCGCTGGGTGCTTACTCCAACCGTATGGAGCACACCTACAACAACCTGTCGAACATGACCACCAACACCACGGTGGCGCGCAGCCGCATCATGGACACCGACTACGCGAGCGAAACCGCTAACCAGACCTCCAAGCAAATGCTGATGCAGGCCGGTACCGCGATGCTCAAACAAAGCGGTTCCATGAACCAGCTCGTCATGTCGCTGATGCAGTAA
- a CDS encoding flagellin gives MLSLQTNVAALNTQRNMNATQNSLTTSMTRLGTGFRINSAADDAAGLQIATRMEAQTRGMTVAMKNTQNGISLMQTAEGALSEVSNIVLRMKDLATESASGAANDDDRKAMQAEYDALGSELNNIVKNTAFAGQVLLDKANGKLKGTVDFQIGASQGEKLTVDVSAAIGNLDKALKDITAKFADAPATPPAPPPAPAPASSLGTEIVKASDANGKLATLNTAIDTIGSLRAALGAYSNRMEHTYNNLSNMTTNTTVARSRIMDTDYASETANQTSKQMLMQAGTAMLKQSGSMNQLVMSLMQ, from the coding sequence ATGTTGAGTCTGCAAACCAACGTGGCCGCGCTGAACACCCAGCGCAACATGAACGCCACGCAGAATTCCCTGACCACTTCGATGACCCGCCTGGGCACGGGCTTCCGCATCAACTCGGCCGCCGACGACGCGGCGGGCCTGCAGATCGCCACCCGCATGGAAGCGCAAACGCGCGGCATGACCGTGGCGATGAAGAACACGCAGAACGGCATCAGCCTGATGCAGACGGCCGAAGGCGCGCTGAGCGAAGTGTCGAACATCGTGCTGCGCATGAAGGACCTGGCGACCGAGTCCGCCTCGGGCGCGGCCAACGACGACGACCGCAAGGCGATGCAGGCCGAGTACGACGCGCTGGGCAGTGAGCTGAACAACATCGTCAAGAACACCGCCTTCGCAGGGCAAGTGCTGCTGGACAAGGCCAACGGCAAGCTCAAGGGCACGGTCGACTTCCAGATCGGCGCCTCGCAAGGCGAAAAGCTGACCGTCGATGTCAGCGCCGCCATCGGTAATCTGGACAAGGCGCTGAAGGACATCACCGCCAAGTTCGCCGATGCGCCGGCGACGCCCCCGGCTCCGCCGCCGGCTCCGGCCCCGGCCAGCAGCCTTGGCACCGAAATCGTCAAGGCCTCCGATGCCAACGGCAAGCTCGCCACGCTGAATACAGCAATCGACACCATCGGTTCGCTGCGCGCGGCGCTGGGTGCTTACTCCAACCGCATGGAGCACACCTACAACAACCTGTCGAACATGACCACCAACACCACGGTGGCGCGCAGCCGCATCATGGACACCGACTACGCGAGCGAAACCGCGAACCAGACCTCCAAGCAGATGCTGATGCAGGCCGGCACCGCGATGCTCAAACAAAGCGGTTCCATGAACCAGCTCGTCATGTCGCTGATGCAGTAA
- a CDS encoding flagellin, protein MLSLQTNVAALNTQRNMNATQNSLTTSMTRLGTGFRINSASDDAAGLQIATRMEAQTRGMTVAMKNTQNGISLMQTAEGALSEVSNILLRMKDLATESASGAANDSDRLAMQAEFDALGGELGNIIKNTAFAGQVLLEKSSGKLASAVDFQIGASQSEKLTVNVKTNITDLDTKLTAASKTYAGTGTPEEVKDSTKANASIKSLNEAIDAVGTLRASLGAYSNRMEHTYNNLSNMTTNTTVARSRIMDTDYASETANQTSKQMLMQAGTAMLKQSGSMNQLVMSLMQ, encoded by the coding sequence ATGTTGAGTTTGCAAACCAACGTGGCCGCGCTGAACACCCAGCGCAACATGAACGCCACGCAGAACTCCCTGACCACCTCGATGACCCGCCTGGGCACCGGTTTCCGCATCAACTCGGCGTCGGACGACGCGGCGGGCCTGCAGATCGCCACCCGCATGGAAGCGCAAACGCGCGGCATGACCGTGGCGATGAAGAACACGCAGAACGGCATCAGCCTGATGCAGACCGCCGAAGGCGCGCTGAGCGAAGTGTCGAACATCCTGCTGCGCATGAAGGACCTGGCGACCGAGTCCGCCTCGGGCGCGGCCAATGATTCCGACCGGCTGGCGATGCAGGCCGAGTTCGACGCGCTGGGCGGCGAGCTGGGCAACATCATCAAGAACACCGCCTTCGCCGGCCAAGTGCTGCTGGAGAAGAGCTCCGGCAAGCTGGCCAGCGCCGTCGACTTCCAGATCGGCGCGTCGCAAAGCGAAAAACTCACCGTCAATGTCAAAACCAACATCACCGATCTGGATACCAAGCTGACCGCCGCCTCCAAGACCTATGCCGGCACGGGCACGCCCGAAGAGGTCAAGGACAGCACCAAGGCCAACGCCAGCATCAAGTCGCTGAACGAGGCGATCGACGCGGTCGGCACGCTGCGCGCGTCGCTGGGTGCTTACTCCAACCGCATGGAGCACACCTACAACAACCTGTCGAACATGACCACCAACACCACGGTGGCGCGCAGCCGCATCATGGACACCGACTACGCGAGCGAAACCGCGAACCAGACCTCCAAGCAGATGCTGATGCAGGCCGGCACCGCGATGCTGAAGCAAAGCGGTTCCATGAACCAGCTCGTCATGTCGCTGATGCAGTAA
- a CDS encoding flagellin gives MLSLQTNVAALNTQRNMNATQNSLTTSMTRLGTGFRINSASDDAAGLQIATRMEAQTRGMTVAMKNTQNGISLMQTAEGALSEVSNIVLRMKDLATESASGAANDDDRLAMQAEYDALGSELNNIVKNTAFAGQVLLDKTNGKLKDTVDFQIGASQGEKLTVDVKANITDLDGKLSAISKQFGASPAAGAEVKTASDANTNIKTLNDAIDSIGTLRAALGAYSNRMEHTYNNLSNMTTNTTVARSRIMDTDYASETANQTSKQMLMQAGTAMLKQSGSMNQLVMSLMQ, from the coding sequence ATGCTGAGTCTGCAAACCAACGTGGCGGCGCTGAACACCCAGCGCAACATGAACGCCACGCAGAATTCCCTGACCACCTCGATGACCCGCCTGGGCACGGGTTTCCGCATCAACTCCGCGTCCGACGACGCCGCCGGTCTGCAGATCGCCACCCGCATGGAAGCGCAAACGCGCGGCATGACCGTGGCGATGAAGAACACGCAGAACGGCATCAGCCTGATGCAGACCGCCGAAGGCGCGCTGAGCGAAGTGTCCAATATCGTGCTGCGCATGAAGGACCTGGCGACCGAATCCGCCTCGGGCGCGGCCAACGACGACGACCGCCTCGCCATGCAGGCCGAGTACGACGCGCTGGGCAGCGAGCTGAACAACATCGTCAAGAACACCGCCTTCGCCGGCCAAGTACTGCTGGACAAGACCAACGGCAAGCTCAAGGACACGGTCGACTTCCAGATCGGCGCCTCGCAAGGCGAAAAGCTGACCGTCGACGTCAAGGCCAACATCACGGATCTGGACGGCAAGCTGAGCGCTATCTCGAAACAGTTCGGCGCCTCCCCGGCCGCCGGCGCGGAAGTGAAGACCGCTTCGGACGCCAACACCAACATCAAGACGCTGAACGACGCGATCGATTCCATCGGCACGCTGCGCGCGGCGCTGGGTGCCTACTCCAATCGCATGGAGCACACCTACAACAACCTGTCGAACATGACCACCAACACCACGGTGGCGCGCAGCCGCATCATGGACACCGACTACGCGAGCGAAACCGCGAACCAGACCTCCAAGCAGATGCTGATGCAGGCCGGCACCGCGATGCTCAAACAAAGCGGTTCCATGAACCAGCTCGTCATGTCGCTGATGCAGTAA
- a CDS encoding peptidylprolyl isomerase, translating into MTGTTRPGMRRALTGGCVLLALLAPFALAADNAVATAGSASVSRQEAETLVLSLPAAQREQLAANPALLEQWARTRLADQLLLAEAGAKQWSKRPEVAAQIDALTREVVARTYLASVSQAPADYPSDSELSEAYQRLKGGLFKPAAYRVNQVFIPAPAGDAAALAAARKNVADALRKARQPKADFARLAGEFDKSAKPALADTGWVTLDQLLPEVRPVVVSLKPGQVSEPVQSAAGLHVLKLVERREAQSVTLDEIRDVLKARLRQERQGELARAYLERLAGGSGVKVDSDALKRILGRAAPPAAKP; encoded by the coding sequence ATGACGGGAACGACCCGCCCTGGCATGCGTCGCGCGCTGACGGGGGGCTGCGTGTTGCTGGCGCTGCTCGCGCCCTTCGCGCTGGCGGCGGACAATGCCGTCGCGACGGCCGGTTCCGCGTCGGTCTCACGCCAGGAAGCCGAAACCCTGGTGCTGTCGTTGCCGGCCGCGCAGCGCGAGCAATTGGCCGCCAATCCGGCGCTCCTTGAGCAATGGGCCCGCACCCGGCTCGCCGATCAGTTGCTGTTGGCCGAGGCCGGGGCGAAACAGTGGAGCAAGCGGCCCGAGGTCGCCGCCCAGATCGACGCCCTGACCCGGGAGGTCGTGGCGCGTACCTACCTCGCGTCGGTCAGCCAGGCGCCGGCCGACTACCCGTCCGACAGCGAACTGAGCGAGGCTTATCAGCGGCTCAAGGGCGGGCTGTTCAAGCCGGCCGCTTACCGCGTGAACCAGGTCTTCATTCCCGCGCCGGCCGGCGACGCGGCCGCCCTGGCGGCGGCGCGCAAAAACGTTGCGGACGCCCTGAGGAAGGCGCGCCAGCCCAAAGCCGATTTCGCCCGGCTGGCGGGGGAATTCGACAAGAGCGCGAAACCCGCGCTGGCCGATACCGGCTGGGTGACGCTGGACCAACTGCTGCCCGAAGTGCGTCCGGTGGTCGTCAGCCTGAAACCGGGGCAGGTTTCCGAGCCGGTGCAGTCCGCCGCCGGCCTGCACGTGCTCAAACTGGTCGAACGGCGGGAAGCCCAGTCGGTGACGCTGGACGAGATCCGTGACGTGCTGAAGGCGCGCCTGCGCCAGGAGCGCCAGGGCGAGCTGGCCCGCGCCTACCTTGAGCGGCTGGCCGGCGGTTCTGGCGTCAAGGTGGATAGCGACGCCCTGAAACGCATTTTGGGCCGTGCGGCCCCGCCGGCGGCGAAACCGTAA
- a CDS encoding transporter, with translation MNAGFAHSHYGSDQAGLICSFLFRPDTPGSEIDHAGAARWLAGEDGENGSFLWLHFNLSNTASLKWMQQHLVLPDSFYDALHEGSRSTRIEHQDDELIAVVNDVAFNFTTASTDISTMWGCTNQRLLVTARLKPLRSVDKLRAAVRRKERFRSPLELLVHLLRDQADVLALITRESNGTVDSVEDQLLMQRLQTSRADLGSLRRELVRLQRLLAPEPGALFRLLNRPPLWLADEDVQDLQQATEEFSLVLNDLSSLVERIKLLQEEIAAKLSEQTNRTLFTLTMVTVLALPINIVAGFFGMNVGGVPLAQHPHGFWVLVVLVATFTLIAGVWAFRKNRDMV, from the coding sequence ATGAACGCCGGATTTGCCCACAGCCATTACGGGTCCGACCAGGCGGGCCTGATCTGCAGCTTCCTGTTCCGGCCCGATACCCCGGGCAGCGAGATCGACCACGCCGGGGCGGCGCGCTGGCTCGCCGGCGAAGACGGGGAGAACGGCAGTTTTTTGTGGCTGCACTTCAACCTGAGCAATACCGCCAGCCTCAAATGGATGCAGCAGCATCTCGTCCTTCCGGATAGCTTCTACGACGCGCTGCACGAGGGATCGCGCTCGACCCGGATCGAGCACCAGGACGACGAACTGATCGCGGTGGTCAACGATGTGGCCTTCAATTTCACCACCGCGTCCACCGACATTTCCACGATGTGGGGTTGCACCAACCAGCGCCTGCTGGTGACCGCGCGCCTCAAACCGCTGCGCTCCGTGGACAAGCTGCGCGCCGCGGTGCGGCGCAAGGAACGTTTCCGCTCGCCGCTCGAACTTCTGGTGCATTTATTGAGGGATCAGGCCGACGTGCTGGCGCTGATCACCCGGGAATCGAACGGCACGGTGGACTCCGTGGAAGACCAGTTGCTGATGCAGCGCCTGCAGACCAGCCGCGCCGATCTGGGCTCCTTGCGGCGGGAGCTGGTGCGGCTGCAGCGCCTGCTCGCGCCCGAGCCGGGCGCCCTGTTCCGCCTCTTGAACCGCCCTCCCCTCTGGCTGGCGGACGAGGATGTGCAGGATCTTCAGCAGGCGACCGAGGAGTTTTCCCTGGTGCTCAACGATCTGAGCTCACTGGTCGAACGCATCAAATTGCTGCAGGAAGAGATCGCCGCCAAGCTCAGCGAGCAGACCAACCGGACGCTGTTCACGTTGACCATGGTCACGGTGCTGGCGCTGCCGATCAATATCGTGGCGGGTTTTTTCGGGATGAATGTCGGCGGGGTGCCGCTCGCGCAGCACCCTCACGGCTTCTGGGTGCTGGTCGTGCTGGTGGCGACCTTCACGCTCATCGCCGGTGTCTGGGCGTTTCGCAAGAACCGCGACATGGTGTGA
- a CDS encoding flagellin — MLSLQTNVAALNTQRNMNATQNSLTTSMTRLGTGFRINSASDDAAGLQIATRMEAQTRGMTVAMKNTQNGISLMQTAEGALSEVSNILLRMKDLATESASGAANDDDRKAMQAEYDALGGELGNIIKNTAFAGQTLLDPGAGKLKAAVDFQIGASQSEKLTVDVSANITTLDTKLKAASKVYSAATGDDVADSAKANASIKTLSDAVDAVGTLRASLGAYSNRMEHTYNNLSNMTTNTTVARSRIMDTDYASETANQTSKQMLMQAGTAMLKQSGSMNQLVMSLMQ; from the coding sequence ATGCTGAGTCTGCAAACCAACGTGGCGGCGCTGAACACCCAGCGCAACATGAACGCCACGCAGAATTCCCTGACCACCTCGATGACCCGCCTGGGCACGGGTTTCCGCATCAACTCGGCGTCGGACGACGCGGCGGGTCTGCAGATCGCCACCCGCATGGAAGCGCAAACGCGCGGCATGACCGTGGCGATGAAGAACACCCAGAACGGCATCAGCCTGATGCAGACCGCCGAAGGCGCGCTGAGCGAAGTGTCGAACATCCTGCTGCGCATGAAGGACCTGGCGACCGAATCCGCCTCGGGCGCGGCCAACGACGACGACCGCAAGGCGATGCAGGCCGAGTACGACGCGCTGGGCGGCGAGCTGGGCAACATCATCAAGAACACCGCCTTCGCCGGCCAGACGCTGCTGGATCCGGGCGCGGGCAAGCTCAAGGCCGCGGTTGATTTCCAGATCGGCGCCTCGCAAAGCGAAAAGCTGACCGTCGATGTCAGCGCCAACATCACCACGCTGGACACCAAGCTAAAGGCCGCGTCCAAAGTGTACTCCGCGGCGACCGGCGATGACGTAGCGGACAGCGCCAAGGCCAATGCCAGCATCAAGACGCTGAGCGACGCTGTCGACGCGGTCGGCACGCTGCGCGCGTCGCTGGGTGCTTACTCCAACCGCATGGAGCACACCTACAACAACCTGTCGAACATGACCACCAACACCACGGTGGCGCGCAGCCGCATCATGGACACCGACTACGCGAGCGAAACGGCGAACCAGACCTCCAAGCAGATGCTGATGCAGGCCGGCACCGCGATGCTCAAGCAAAGCGGTTCCATGAACCAGCTCGTCATGTCGCTGATGCAGTAA
- a CDS encoding flagellin, whose product MLSLQTNVAALNTQRNMNATQNSLTTSMTRLGTGFRINSASDDAAGLQIATRMEAQTRGMTVAMKNTQNGISLMQTAEGALSEVSNILLRMKDLATESASGAANDDDRKAMQAEYDALGGELGNIIKNTAFAGQTLLDPGAGKLKAAVDFQIGASQSEKLTVDVSANITTLDTKLKAASKIYAGTTPADDVADNAKANASIKTLSDAVDAVGTLRASLGAYSNRMEHTYNNLSNMTTNTTVARSRIMDTDYASETANQTSKQMLMQAGTAMLKQSGSMNQLVMSLMQ is encoded by the coding sequence ATGCTGAGTCTGCAAACCAACGTGGCGGCGCTGAACACCCAGCGCAACATGAACGCCACGCAGAATTCCCTGACCACCTCGATGACCCGCCTGGGCACGGGTTTCCGCATCAACTCCGCGTCGGACGACGCGGCGGGTCTGCAGATCGCCACCCGCATGGAAGCGCAAACGCGCGGCATGACCGTGGCGATGAAGAACACGCAGAACGGCATCAGCCTGATGCAGACCGCCGAAGGCGCGCTGAGCGAAGTGTCGAACATCCTGCTGCGCATGAAGGACCTGGCGACCGAATCCGCCTCGGGCGCGGCCAACGACGACGACCGCAAGGCGATGCAGGCCGAGTACGACGCGCTGGGCGGCGAGCTGGGCAACATCATCAAGAACACCGCCTTCGCCGGCCAGACGCTGCTGGATCCGGGCGCGGGCAAGCTCAAGGCCGCGGTTGATTTCCAGATCGGCGCCTCGCAAAGCGAAAAGCTGACCGTCGATGTCAGCGCCAACATCACCACGCTGGACACCAAGCTGAAGGCCGCGTCCAAAATCTATGCCGGCACGACGCCGGCCGATGACGTAGCGGACAACGCCAAGGCCAACGCCAGCATCAAGACGCTGAGCGACGCGGTCGACGCGGTCGGCACGCTGCGCGCGTCGCTGGGTGCTTACTCCAACCGCATGGAGCACACCTACAACAACCTGTCGAACATGACCACCAACACCACGGTGGCGCGCAGCCGCATCATGGACACCGACTACGCGAGCGAAACGGCGAACCAGACCTCCAAGCAGATGCTGATGCAGGCCGGCACCGCGATGCTCAAGCAAAGCGGTTCCATGAACCAGCTCGTCATGTCGCTGATGCAGTAA
- a CDS encoding ABC-F family ATP-binding cassette domain-containing protein: protein MAHPLLTLEDVSFILPDGTVLFSGLSEQFDSRRTGLVGRNGIGKSVLAQLLADVLPPSSGRYLRIGTTHYLAQRITPADHDTVADLAGTGAILDALERIEAGGTDTADFATLDGRWDIRQRLERMLAELDLPHLHPRSLASRLSGGEAMRVALAGALLSDADFLILDEPTNHLDILQRQKLAEGLARWPKGLLVISHDRTLLDTMSRTVELSAQGLRSYGGAYSFYQECKTQERDAAVRHLEQCRHERKQEETALREERERLAQRQAKGRRLGQEANQANILLGRQKERSEQSAGKLRQRQEAAREAMARQIREAASRLDEETAIALLAPDSAIAPQQRVVTLDGLVLPFAPAAMQRLSLFLAGPRRVGIVGPNGCGKTTLLKVLAGHLAPLGGVCERHVECAVLDQQLTSLDPSRPVLAQLLDANPRAGEAALRTRLAQLGLGAGAIVRPSGSLSGGERLKAALALALYAAPPARLLLLDEPGNHLDLDALRSLETMLGQFRGALLVVSHDEAFLGRIGLTDRLRATPDGWRLEPWPDRVPE from the coding sequence ATGGCCCATCCCCTCCTGACTCTGGAAGACGTATCGTTCATCCTGCCCGACGGCACTGTGCTGTTTTCGGGACTCTCCGAGCAATTCGACAGCCGGCGCACCGGTCTTGTCGGCCGCAACGGCATCGGCAAGAGCGTGCTCGCGCAACTGCTCGCCGACGTGCTCCCGCCCTCCTCCGGGCGCTACCTGCGCATCGGCACGACGCATTACCTCGCGCAACGCATCACCCCGGCCGATCATGACACGGTGGCCGATCTTGCCGGTACGGGCGCCATTCTCGATGCGCTCGAACGCATCGAAGCGGGCGGCACGGACACAGCGGACTTCGCGACGCTCGACGGTCGGTGGGACATCCGCCAGCGGCTGGAACGGATGCTGGCCGAACTGGATCTCCCGCATCTTCACCCGCGCAGCCTGGCGAGCCGCCTGAGCGGCGGCGAGGCCATGCGCGTGGCGCTGGCCGGCGCGCTACTCTCGGACGCCGATTTCCTGATTCTCGACGAGCCCACCAATCACCTCGATATCTTGCAACGCCAGAAACTCGCCGAAGGGCTCGCGCGCTGGCCCAAGGGGCTGCTGGTGATCAGTCACGACCGGACGTTGCTGGACACGATGTCGCGCACCGTCGAACTGTCGGCGCAGGGTCTGCGAAGCTATGGCGGCGCCTATTCGTTTTACCAGGAATGCAAGACGCAGGAGCGGGATGCCGCCGTCCGGCATCTCGAACAGTGCCGGCACGAGCGCAAACAGGAAGAGACGGCGCTGCGCGAGGAGCGCGAACGCCTGGCGCAACGGCAGGCCAAGGGACGGCGTCTGGGGCAAGAGGCCAATCAGGCAAACATCCTCCTCGGCCGGCAAAAGGAGCGCAGCGAACAGTCCGCCGGGAAACTCCGCCAGCGCCAGGAAGCGGCAAGGGAAGCGATGGCGCGGCAGATCCGGGAGGCCGCGAGCCGGCTGGACGAGGAAACGGCAATCGCGTTGCTCGCCCCCGATAGCGCTATCGCGCCGCAACAGCGCGTCGTGACGCTCGACGGGCTTGTGTTGCCGTTCGCGCCAGCCGCCATGCAACGCCTCAGCCTGTTTCTCGCCGGACCGCGCCGCGTGGGCATCGTCGGGCCGAACGGCTGCGGCAAGACCACGCTCCTCAAGGTGCTGGCCGGCCATCTCGCGCCACTTGGCGGTGTGTGCGAACGCCATGTCGAATGCGCGGTGCTCGACCAGCAACTGACCAGCCTCGATCCGTCCCGCCCGGTGCTCGCGCAGTTGCTGGACGCCAACCCGCGAGCAGGGGAAGCCGCGCTGCGCACGCGTCTGGCGCAACTCGGACTGGGTGCCGGGGCCATCGTCCGGCCAAGCGGCTCGCTCAGCGGCGGAGAGCGCCTGAAAGCGGCGCTGGCCCTCGCGCTGTATGCCGCGCCGCCCGCGCGCCTGCTGTTGCTCGATGAGCCGGGCAACCATCTCGATCTTGACGCCCTGCGTTCGCTGGAAACCATGCTGGGGCAATTTCGCGGCGCCTTGCTGGTGGTGTCGCACGATGAAGCGTTCCTCGGCCGGATCGGCCTCACCGACCGTCTGCGGGCGACACCGGACGGCTGGCGGCTGGAGCCCTGGCCCGACCGGGTTCCCGAATAA
- a CDS encoding tetratricopeptide repeat protein, which yields MGAIQTLEAALTLRGRGCHEEALCALVKLAGEEPGDAQVQAQAAFVHDFLGREEEAVPFYERAIAQGLSPELERECLLGLGSSYRNLGRYQEAWDILARGRERYPDAQEFVVFGAMAGYNLGRHHEAMALLLGALADTSCDETIKAYRSAIRVYASDLDRIYA from the coding sequence ATGGGAGCCATTCAAACTCTGGAAGCCGCGCTGACACTGCGTGGCCGCGGTTGCCACGAAGAAGCGCTGTGCGCGCTGGTCAAACTGGCCGGCGAAGAGCCCGGAGACGCGCAGGTGCAGGCGCAGGCCGCGTTCGTGCATGATTTCCTCGGCCGCGAGGAAGAGGCGGTACCGTTTTACGAGCGGGCCATCGCGCAGGGTCTGTCGCCGGAACTCGAGAGGGAGTGCCTGCTCGGACTGGGCAGCAGCTACCGCAATCTGGGCCGCTACCAAGAGGCTTGGGACATCCTGGCGCGCGGCCGGGAGCGTTATCCCGACGCACAGGAATTCGTGGTGTTCGGCGCCATGGCGGGTTACAACCTCGGACGTCATCACGAAGCCATGGCCTTGCTGCTCGGCGCGCTGGCCGACACCTCCTGTGACGAAACGATCAAGGCCTACCGCAGCGCCATCCGCGTCTATGCCAGCGATCTGGACCGGATCTACGCCTGA
- a CDS encoding YbjN domain-containing protein, with translation MTETTMIQAMSVERLQGLFQTMGYRVTVSEQGGLRQLLSASQGIGFSVRPGNPARDEGEFIDYTLSCPLQVQGDLPSDLADNWNLGKRFARLTRQSGFLVLEMDVVVAGGVSETYLRATTELWDRLLQELILFLRDYSTSQARPEGGDAGEPSGVAEELAQ, from the coding sequence ATGACAGAAACAACGATGATTCAGGCAATGAGTGTTGAGCGTCTGCAAGGACTCTTCCAGACGATGGGCTACCGCGTCACGGTTTCCGAGCAGGGCGGTCTGCGCCAGCTCCTTAGCGCCTCGCAGGGCATCGGCTTCTCGGTTCGCCCGGGCAATCCGGCCCGGGACGAGGGCGAATTCATCGACTACACCCTCAGTTGCCCGCTGCAGGTGCAAGGCGATCTGCCCTCCGACCTCGCCGACAACTGGAATCTTGGCAAGCGCTTCGCGCGCCTGACCCGCCAAAGCGGTTTTCTGGTGCTGGAAATGGACGTGGTCGTGGCCGGCGGTGTCAGCGAGACCTATCTGCGGGCGACCACCGAACTGTGGGACCGCTTGCTGCAGGAGCTGATCCTGTTCCTGCGCGACTACTCCACCTCGCAGGCCCGGCCGGAGGGCGGCGACGCGGGCGAGCCGTCCGGGGTCGCGGAGGAGCTGGCGCAATGA